Below is a genomic region from Leptotrichia shahii.
AAAATATTATTTTTTTGAAAAAATATTGTATAATAATATAAATAATAAGATTTTATAAGGATAAAGGTGTACGTTATGAACGAATTAGGCATAGTTTTAAAACAACTACGAGAAAATAGAAATTATACAATAAAAGAATTGTCTGAAAAATCAAAAGTTGGGAACGGAACTATTGGAGATATAGAACGTGGAAAAAATAAAACAACAATCAAAACATTGGAAAAACTTTCTAAAGCATTGAATTTAACAGAAAACGAAAGAGAAAGACTTTTTTCTACATATGTCCCTAAAGATATTTCAGAAAAAATATTAGAACCTAAAATGAACAAGAGAGAACGAAATCAGTTTGAAAATATATTAAATTCAGCGAGTCATTTTTTTAATGATGAAAAAGTCAGTGAAGAGGATAAGATGAAAATGAGAGATAGTCTACTTGAAGCTTTTTATGATGCTAAATCTAAAAATAAAAGAAAATGATATTGGAGTGACGTATGAGAAAAGTTAGAGGGAAGAACATAAAATTGAGAGTAAAAAATCTTATAGAGAAATACAATACTAGGAATCCGTATGAGTTATGTAGAAGATTAAAAATAACAATAATATGTCGTGATTTAGGCAAACCAAAAGGATGGTTTCAAAAAGTTCTGCGTAGAAAGTATATTTTTTTAAATGAAAAACTTGATGAATACTCTAAACTAATTGTGTTGTGCCATGAATTAGGACATGCAATTTTACACAATTCAGAAAAAATTGGATTTATGAAAATGAATTTTTTAAATTATACTTCTGAACTCGAAAACGAAGCCAACGAATTTGGAGCAGAATTAATGAAGTTTCAGGAAGAAGTTAGTTATGAAGTTGCTAGAAATTGTGATCTAGGATTGCAGGTGTTAGAAGAAATGAAAAGATATGTGAAATATTAGCGTATTTGTGAAAAAAACATTGATGAGATTGGCGGAGTTGAAAAGTAGGTTCTAGAACCAAAAAATAATAAGGAGAAAAAGTAAATGTTTTTGATATTTTTAATAATTTTTGGATATTTTGGTTTTAAGGTATTTAAAACTTATTTAAAGGAAATCGCCGAAACAAAAGAGTATAGAAAGATTATGAGTAAAAGAGAGGCAGAAATTAAAGTTATTAACACCAGAACTAAAAAAGATAAAATCAATATGGCAATTACTATAATATCTTTATTAATTCTCGTTGTTGCATTTCCAAAAAAGGAAGGGATTGAGAAAGAAAAACCAGCAAAAGAAATTGAAACAAAAGATACATCAACAACTGAAAATAATGCAGAAACAACAAAAAATATAGAAGATAATGTGAAAATCCAAAAAACAAGAATAAGAGTAGAGTTTCTGAAATACGAAAAAGAACATTTAGATTTATGGAATAGCATGACAAATGCGATACAAAAAAGTGATGTATATACTGCCTATGAATATGCAGAAAAATCAAAAAATACAATATTTGAAATCCGGGGGAATTTAAGAAATTTAAAATGTAACAAAACAGGAGATAGTGAATTTGACAAACAATGTGAAGAGACGATAACACTTGGAAAAAATGCTTACTCAGCTAAACAAGAAGCAGTAAATAAATTGTTGAAATGGTTCGATGACTTACAATCTCCTAAAAAAGCAAATGAAGCTAAAAAATCTTTAGAAGAAGGTGGAGAATATTGGCAAGTATTTCTTTTAAAACTTACTGCTTTAACATTAACAGATGAAGATTTGAAAGATTCTAAAACTAAAAAATAATTAAAGATACAGAAGCTGTGAAATGCTTCTTTTTTTCACTTGACATATACGTAAAAATCGTATAAAATAAATATGAGGTGAAAAAAATGGAAAATATGGAGATAACACGAAAAATATATTCTAAAATAATTTTTAGTATTAGAGATAAAAAGATGACACAAAAAAAGGTATCAGAAATAATAGGAATGAAGCCACAAACTTTTTCTGATAATCTAACTAAGTTGAAAGATGGGAAATTTCCTTCTGTAGAAACATTAAAAAAATTGCAAGATGTCCTAGAAATAGATTTGGGAATAAAATTTTTTTAGTTTTTGTATACGTAAAAAACGTATAATATAAAACCCCAAAAGAAAAGGAAGGAGGTGTGAGATGAGTGAAAAAATAAACTTTTATGATTATAATGACAGAATTGACAAAATAAGAAAACTTACAAAAGAATTTAGAGAAATTATAGAAAAAAAATTCCCAGAAATAACGGAAATAGATGTCGAATTAATAACCGAAACACTGGGAATTGAATTGAAACATTATTTTAGGAAATTTTAAATTACATACCAGGAACCCATTCTTTAGCTTCTTTAAGCATTTTGTAGGCTTTTTTCATAGTGGTATTATTTTCTAAAAAATCCATACCTTCTAAAGTTAATCTAGGATTATTGATACCGATATGTATATGACCGCTTATTGAAGTTATTGTTGAAATACCTGTTATATAATTTTTTTCTTTGAGTTGTTCTAACATTAAAATTAGTCTTCTTTCGGAAATGCCTAATTTTTTTAAGTTTAGAGTTTCATCAAAATTAAAATTATTTTCTTCGTAAGCAACATCAATGGCTTTTAATATTCTAAAAATAGTTGTATCTAAAGACATTAAGTAACACCTCCTTTCTGAATCATATATTTGGAAGATACTGGCAAGTAGAACTCAAAATATATAATTTCAAATTTGGTATATTACTTTGTTAGCACTCTTTTCTAATTAATGCTAACATAGTTAGCATATCACAATATTTTGTGTTTTTCAAGGAGGAAAAAAATGTTTAAAGAATTTTTAGAAAAGTGCCTAAGATATGAAAATTTGTATATCTTAGAGGAGACAGGGAATAGGGAAAAAATTAAGAGGATTAGTAAGAGGCATGGAAAAGTAACAGAAGCAAGTGCGCTTCTATTCGATTCAGGAACAAAAAGGACTACGGTAAATGAAATATATTTTAACAGTCAGGGATATTTCATAATAAGGGATCAGAAAAGATTGAGACTGGGAAAATTTAATTAACAAAGAAACACTCCGAAGAGTGCTAACAAAAATTCATAAAAATCTATATTTTGTGTTTATTTTAGCATAAAGTTATGAAAATTACAAGATATAGGGAGAGGAAAGAAAATGGCAACTTTTAGAGTAAATAAAACGAGTGATTACACGGTAATATCAAATTATCATTTAAGAGAAAAAGGAATGAGCTTAAAAGCAAAAGGGCTTTTGACTTTAATGTTGAGTCTACCAGAAAATTGGGATTATTCAATTTCAGGATTAGCTTCGATATGTGCTGAAAATGAAACCGCTATAAAAACAGGGTTGAATGAGCTAAAAAAATTTGGGTATTTAAGAATATCTAAAATATTTCCAAATAAAAAACGTGGAAATAAAAAAATAGAATATGTTTATGAAATTTTTGAAAAACCTCTTGATAAAAGACAAAAAGAACAAACAACAGAAGAACAAACGTTAGAAAGTCAAGTGGTAGAAAATCAAGGTGTAGAAAATCTACCCCTAGAAAGTCAAGCGGTAGAAAATCAAGGACAATTAAATACTAAAGAATTAAATACTAATAAATTAAATACTAATAAATTAAATACTAAAGAAGTAAGTACTAAAGAATATATACATGTGAAAAATGAATTTTCACGAGTGTGTGAAGAAATAAAAAATAACTGGATAGAAATTGCTCATGAATATAAATTATCAGGTACACAATTAAAAATAACTGAAAAACGAAAGAGAGTTATTAATAATTTGCTGAAAGAGTATTCGCTGGAAGAAGTAATACAGTCAATGGAAAAAATACACACATCTAGTTTTCTGCAAGGAAATAATAAAACAGGGTGGCAAATAGCGTTCGATTGGTTTATTAACAAATCGAATTTCTTAAAAGTGCTCGAAGGAAATTATGATGATAAAGCAAATAGTAATAATTCTGAAAAAGAAAAAAAATTCCAAAATTATCAAGAAAAAGACTTTGTTGGAGTAACTGACGAAAGCATTGCGAATTTATTAGGAGGATTGACGGGAAATGAATAATCAAGAATTTAACGAAGTATTTAAACTGCTTTTAACAGCTTATCCAAACACAAAAGACAAAGAAAGTGTCGCAACTATTTATTTTTTGACGATTGCAAATGAGTTGACTAAAAAAGAATTTGCAGAAGCGGTTGTCAAAATCTTAAAAACTAGGAAAAGTGGGTTTATACCACAACCAGCTGAAATTTTAGAAGTTGCTAAAAAAACTGCTGACATCGAACATCAAGTGATTTTAGCTAAAAAAATGTTGATTGAAGGGGTTAGAAAAGTCGGCAGTTCAGGAATGGTGGCTTTTGAGGACAAAGGACTTCATGCTGTAATCGATTTTCTTGGTTGGCGTAGAATTTGCACAATGGACAAAGTTGAATTTGATAATTTTTTAAATTTTCAGTTTGATGGAATTTATAAGGATTTTTTAGAAAATCCATACGAAACAAAAAATTATTATTCAGGCACATATAAAATCATTGGACAAGCGAAACTGAAACTTATCACTTATGCGAGTGTCGGTATAAAAAATACTAAAAATCTTAATTTTATTAAGCTAGAATATAAGCCGCAAAATGAAGTTAGAGCAGTTGATTTTAGTGAACTTAGAGAAAAAATGCTAATAGGAGGATAAAAAATGTGGAAATGCAAGAAATGTGGATGCAATTGTTTTTATCAAGACATAACAGGCGGAATTTCTGAGATTTTAGAAATGGATAAAGATGGAGAAGTACTTGATGAAATTGATGATGTGGAATATGGTGATTTTTCGTGTGCAAAATGCAATAATTCAAGCTCAAAAATACAAGAAATTGCTTATTGGGATGAGATAAATGGAGAAAATAAACAAAATATATAAAATCAGGAGGAAATAAAATGTTAGGAAATAATGTAGTAGACTATATGATAAACAGCTGTAAAGGAGCATACAATTTAGAAAATGCAAAATTAATTAAAAAGAATGTGGAAGATAAGAAAGTTCAGTTTGTATTCAAGAGAAGTGATTTAAAATTAAACATCGAGTTTGCGAATGATAAGATTTCAGGAATTATATATAATAATTTCTTGACTGATTCTCAAAGAGAGAACGTAACAGAATCTGAATATTGTACAAGATTGAATGAAATGCTTGAAATTACAGATATTGATGACATGAATAAACTTGATGAAATTTCAAGAAATATCATCAAAAAAATAAATTCAGAAAAGTTATTTGGAGAAAATCCAAAGGAATTGCTTTTGAATAGAGAAGACAGAGAAAAACTTGTAAAAATAAAAAGATTTTTTGGAGCAGAGCCACAGTTGCTGAAACTTTACGAGGAAATCGAAGAGCTACAGGAAGCTCACAAAAATTGGCGTAAATCATTTTATAAAGATAATAGCGATATGATTGAAGAAATAGCTGACTGCTTTGTTATAGCATTACAAATTAACAAAGTGAAAATGGTTAAGAATATCATTAAAGGCTTAGTTGACAACACTAAGATATTCAAGACTGAAATGATTGAAAAAATCATAAGAATGGTTAAGTTTAAAATCAATCGTACAGTTGAAAGAATTGAGAAAGGACAATACGGAACATACAAGATTGAATATAAAACCACTAAAGCGACACAGAAAGGCGTGAGCGAAGAAAAAAACAAACAGCCAATAAATTCCCCAGCGAAATCATTTAGCGTTGCAGAAAGCAAGAAACAGAGCCGTGAGAAAAAGGAGAAAACAAAAAAGGAAAACAAGGTTTTTGAGTTTGTGAAAAAGAATGAACCGTATTATTACCAAGCACGTGATATTCAGTTAAATACTAAGATACAGGCTAAGGAATGTACAAGAATTGTTGAAAAGTTTATTGATGAAGGGAAAATAACGGTTACAAAAAAAGGAAAAGACGGCATATACGGAGCAACACTTGCAACAATTCAAGAGGCGGAGGTTGTTAAATAATGGCAACAAACGCAGGGAAAAAATTTGAGGAAGATTTTAAAAATAGTGTTAATACTGATGAAATCTTTTTACAAAGACTAAAAGACGGAACAACAGGGACTGTTAACGGACAGATGGTTAGATTTAAAAATAAAAACTTATGTGATTTTTTACTTTTCAAGGACGGGCAACTTGTCCTTGTTGAGTTAAAAAGTTTTCTAGGAAAATCTATGAGTTTTTCAAATATAAAAAGCACTGTAGATGAGCAACAGACATTTTTGTACAATTTACGACTTGAGGCAAAGAAAAAGAATGTCAAAGCGTATATGATACTTAATTTTAGGGATTTATCAGAAACTTATGCAATAGATATTCATAATTTTGATGAGTTTTATAAAATAACTAACAAGAAAAGTATTAATATAGATGAAGTGAGGCAATTAGGAAAGCAATTGTTTCAGCAAAAGAAAAGAACAAACTACAGATACGAAATTAGCGACTTGTTCAATTAGGAGGAATAATGGGTAAAAGATTAGCAAAAAATAGAGTTAGAAGTATTTTAGAGGAATATCCGGAAACACGGAATGCTGAAAATCCCGACACATATGTTATGTGCCTAATACTTGTTGAGGACGGAATAATAACACAAGATCAGGCAGCTAAAATATACGACGGATATTCAATTAACAACATAGTTAAAAGTCGCCAGAAAATCCAAAATTCAGACAAGGAATATGAGCCAAACGAGGAAACTAAAAAGAAAAGGTTTGTAGGATATATTAATTTCAGACACGCCTGGCGGAAAGGAAACTTGGATGTCTAAAAGAATGTCGAGAGAAAACCAAAAATTGATATATTGGTTTATAGACTGCTATGCTTATTATCTAGCTGGAATAGAAATAAACTGGAGAACGAGCAAAGAAAAGCCTAGAGTATCTGATTATTTCAAATATAAGGCTAAGGAATACTTGAAAAAGAAATATATTGTTTCAAGCGAAAAGAATGTGAAAGACTATAAACCGTTTTCAAATCTTGAAAGCAAACTAAAAAACAAAATAATGTCTGTATTGGAAAGGAATTATACAAACGAAACAAAAGTAAGTGTATTAACTGATTCCTTGCTGGATTTTACAACAGAAGAAATGCAGATGTTATTGATAAAGCTGGACGGCACATTTTCTTTGGCGTTAAAGATGATAAGCAATGACGAGGCAATAAAGTTTACGAACTATTTGTTTGATTTCTTTATGCAAAAGGATATACCGATGTGGCAGGAAATGCACGAACTGTATAGAAGTCAGGAAAACAGGAAATGGGTATACTGGATGTTGAAAAAGAAAATATGTGTTATTACAGGAAAGCCGAATGCACAGCTGGCACACATTTCTAAAAGTGCAGGAGCATTAGGCGGTTATAAATACGACAAAGGTGTAGGGAACAGTTATTTACCTTTATCAATGGAGTGGCACATAGGAGTAGATCACGGAGTTGGTGGTGGCAGAAATAAATTAATGGATAAATTGAAAGAGTTGAATATAGAGCCTTTTGAAATAAAAACTGATGAGGAAGTTAAGGAATTAAAGAAAATATATAAAGGGCATTTTAAAGGATTTACAGAGAAATAAAGTTCAGTCGCAGAAAGTCGTTTTGGCTGAGATAATACAAACAAACGAAGTATTTACAGTAAAAAAGATTAGTCGCGAAAAGTCGTTTTTATTAGAAATATGAATTTTTATTGAAAATAATAGATTCAAGATAAAACCATTTTGTCGAAGTCAGCAAAATGGTGTTGAGAACGTTTGGATGGTGCAGGGAAAACGATAGAAATTAGGAGGGAGCATGAAAAACAAGGATAGAATGCAGTTTAATTTAAAAAATTGGAAAAAACAATACGGACATTTTGATTTTTGGAACAGGACAGATGATAAAATATCAACTTTTGAAAAAGTGCTGAACAAAGACAAGTATAAAAAGAAATAGGAGGATTTGAAAATGTCAAAAAAAATAATGAGGATAGTGTTTTGCTTTATAATTACATTTATAGGTGTTGTGCAAATTGAACAAACTAAAGATTTTTTAGATCTAGCTAAATTAGTTGTGAGTTTTGCATTCGGTATGTGGGTATCGAAATGGATTTAAAATAATTTAAGAAAGGGAATTAAAATGAAGAAATTATTATTAGGAATTGCAATTTTAGGATTATTAGGAAGTTGTGCAAGATGGGAAGACAGTCAAAAAGATTGGAAAAGCGATACAAGTGGATTAAAAAGAACTGTAACGGTTTATACTCTCGATGGGAAACTCTTAAAAGAATATAAAGGAATGATAAGAGTAAGAGATTCGGATGAGAGCGGAAGAATATCGTTAAACTTAATAAGTGAGAATAATCGCAGAGTTACAATTGATAATGCGATTGTAATAACAGAGGAGGAATAAATGGAAATAATAATGAGAATTTTAAGTGCAGCAGTTACAATATTTTTAGTTTTCTTTTTAGTTAGTTATCTGTATGCTTTAGTTGAAGATGTAAAGAAGAAATTAAGAGGAATAACTAAAATTAATTATACGCCTTATAATGTGATGTATTTTTTAGTTTTTTGGTTTTTAAATATTCTGCTGATTTACGCAATAATAAATTTGATTGTATTTTTTGCAATTAGAGTGTAAAATGGTATAATTAATCATATTTAAAAAAGGAGACAAAAATGGAAAAGAAATTTGTTGAAACACTTTTTCGATGTGGCAAGTGTGGAAACTATATCAAAGCGGTAAAACAATATAATGGCATGAAAATTATTGATGACGGATGTTTAGAATTTAGAATTTTTAAAAAGAAAATGCCTGACTATGAGTACTTTTTTTGTTGTGAAGAGTGCAAAATAGAAGGTGATTCTTTGGGAGCTTTTAGAAAAATTATTCCACCTAAAGAACGAGCAGACTTCTGGTTTGTTAAAGGATACAAAGAACAAAAGACTAAAAATATGATAGAAAAGACTCTAGACAATATGAGATCATATATAGAAGAAGCGAAAAAGGAACATAAAAATTATAGTGGAGTTCTTAAATATGGTCGATTAGGAAATTATTATTCAAAACATAAAAGCGTTGAAAAAGGTTTGGATGAATTACAAAACGAAATAACTAAAGCAATTAAATTATTTAAAAAGGGTGAAAATATAGAAGAGTTATTAGATTTTATTGGATTTTTATCAAATAATACTTTAAATAATCATAAAGTTTATATGTCGTATTTTATGCAAGCACGATTTCAATTTGAACGAAGAGCAAGTAATATAGTCTATCATAATTTGAAACATGTGAAAAGTTGTTCGAAAGGCATAAAGGAAGTAATGGGAAAATCAAAAAAGTTTATTGTTTAAAATTTTAAATTTTTTCAAGAAAAAACAGAGCTCAAATACTTGAAAAAACTGATAAAGTAAGGTATAATAAAGGAGTGATAAAATGCTTAGTAAAGAGCAGATAAGTCAAATTGAAAATGATAAAAATATATTTTTTTGCGTTGTAGAACTACTCAAAGTGATTTCGATGAAAGGAGAAGTCAAAGTGACTTTTAAATTCAAAGATAAGAAATTAAAAGGGAGAGAACTATGGCGTGATACAATAGAATAAAGACAAGAGCAAAAAGTTTGTGAGTCGATTTATATATAGATTAGAAATAGTCTATTTATAAGTCGGCTCTTTTTTTATCTAAAAATCAAAGAAAGGGATAACAGATGTTAATTATATTATTGATTGCAAGTTTTGTTATTAATATAGCAGTAATATTAATACTATTTCAAATTATTTGTTATGGGATAAAAAAATACATAAAAGAAAGAATCAAAAGAAATTTGGAACTCTTGGACAAATTAGAAGAGATTGAAAAAGATATAGATAACAAGGTAGATGGATTAAAGATAATGATATATGACAGATATCTTGATAGATGTAGAGCAGGGATGAAGAAACAGAGAGAAGAAGACAAAGGATTGAGAGATAAGCTAACAGAAATAGAGAGCAAATGTTCAAAATAGTGAGCATATCAAGTCAAGGTTAAAGCGAAAACAAAAAAATGAAATTTTGATTAAAAAAGGTACTTCTGAGAGGTCAAAAAAGAGCGAACGGGTTCGAAGCCCCAGAAAAAATATGTATGATGGCTTTTTTAAGTTTTGTTTCCGTTCCGAAATGGAGGTGTTATGTTAGTAAAAGAGAATCAGATAATAAAGGCAAACGAGTTAGCAAAATTGCTAGGTATAACAGATAGACACCTCCGCAATTTAGCTAGTGAAGGAATAATAAAAAAAACGGAAAAAGGCAAGTATCTATTTTGGGAAAATGTACTTGGATATATTGAGTATATTGAATCTAAAAATGATGTGGATTTGAATTTGAAAGATGAAAAGATTAAGGAAGAGATAAAACGAATAAAAAAAGATGTTGAACTAAAAGACCTAAAAATTAAGGAAACTAAAAATCAATTGCATTTAGCGTCAATTGTAGAAAAAGTAATGACTGATATGCTTATGAACATTAAAGGAAAGTTGCTTTCTATATCTAGCAAGGTAGCACCAGCAGTTATTGCTTCGGATAATCTCGGGGAAATTCAGGATGTTATTCAAGATGAAATATTTGAGGCTTTAGAGGAACTTAGCGAATATGATCCAGATATGTTTAAAAATAATAAAATTTTTGTAGAAAATGAGGAAGATATGGAAGTGAAAGTTGAAAGTGAAAAGAGAATTAGAGGAAGACCTAAAAAGAACAGTTAAATTATTTAAAAAAATTGCCCTGGTTTTAAAGCCACCGCCAAAATTAACAATTGATACTTGGGCGGATATGTATAGAGTTTTATCAACTAAAAGTTCAGCAATTCCAGGAAAATGGAAAACTGACAGAGTGCCATTTCAAAGAGAAGTAATGAGGGCAATTTCTGATAAAAATACAGAAAAAGTTGTGATGATGTATGGAGCTCAGTTATCAAAAACAGAAATTCTTATGAATACTGTTGGATATTTTATGGACTACGAACCTTCTCCGATTATGTTTTTAATGCCCACGAAAGATATGGCGGCTGATTTTTCAACAACACGGCTCAATGACATGATTCAATCGACCCCGCAACTTAGAAGTAAAGTTATTGAGAGTTCCGATGCTAGAGATACGAAAAGACAAAAAGAGTTTTCAGGCGGATACATTGTTTTAACTGGGACTAATTCAGCTTCAGAATTGGCAAGTAGGTCAATTAGGGTTCTATTAGCGGACGAAATTGACCGTTTCCCTAGAAGTGCTAAAAAAGAGGGAGACCCATTAAATCTGGCAATCGAAAGGGTAAAAACTTGGCCAAACAGTAAAATAGTTTTGACAAGTACACCAACAATCAAAGGCGGAAGCAGAATAGAACTTGAATATGAGAACAGCTCGAAAGATGAGTATTACATTCCTTGCCCAAAATGTGGTGAAATGCAAACTTTGAAATGGGGAAATATTATTTTTGAAGATGTTACACATAAATGTGAGAAATGCATGGAAACTTCGAGCGAATACGAATGG
It encodes:
- a CDS encoding nucleoside triphosphate pyrophosphohydrolase family protein; the encoded protein is MLGNNVVDYMINSCKGAYNLENAKLIKKNVEDKKVQFVFKRSDLKLNIEFANDKISGIIYNNFLTDSQRENVTESEYCTRLNEMLEITDIDDMNKLDEISRNIIKKINSEKLFGENPKELLLNREDREKLVKIKRFFGAEPQLLKLYEEIEELQEAHKNWRKSFYKDNSDMIEEIADCFVIALQINKVKMVKNIIKGLVDNTKIFKTEMIEKIIRMVKFKINRTVERIEKGQYGTYKIEYKTTKATQKGVSEEKNKQPINSPAKSFSVAESKKQSREKKEKTKKENKVFEFVKKNEPYYYQARDIQLNTKIQAKECTRIVEKFIDEGKITVTKKGKDGIYGATLATIQEAEVVK
- a CDS encoding helix-turn-helix domain-containing protein — translated: MNELGIVLKQLRENRNYTIKELSEKSKVGNGTIGDIERGKNKTTIKTLEKLSKALNLTENERERLFSTYVPKDISEKILEPKMNKRERNQFENILNSASHFFNDEKVSEEDKMKMRDSLLEAFYDAKSKNKRK
- a CDS encoding Holliday junction resolvase RecU is translated as MATNAGKKFEEDFKNSVNTDEIFLQRLKDGTTGTVNGQMVRFKNKNLCDFLLFKDGQLVLVELKSFLGKSMSFSNIKSTVDEQQTFLYNLRLEAKKKNVKAYMILNFRDLSETYAIDIHNFDEFYKITNKKSINIDEVRQLGKQLFQQKKRTNYRYEISDLFN
- a CDS encoding helix-turn-helix domain-containing protein, which codes for MATFRVNKTSDYTVISNYHLREKGMSLKAKGLLTLMLSLPENWDYSISGLASICAENETAIKTGLNELKKFGYLRISKIFPNKKRGNKKIEYVYEIFEKPLDKRQKEQTTEEQTLESQVVENQGVENLPLESQAVENQGQLNTKELNTNKLNTNKLNTKEVSTKEYIHVKNEFSRVCEEIKNNWIEIAHEYKLSGTQLKITEKRKRVINNLLKEYSLEEVIQSMEKIHTSSFLQGNNKTGWQIAFDWFINKSNFLKVLEGNYDDKANSNNSEKEKKFQNYQEKDFVGVTDESIANLLGGLTGNE
- a CDS encoding MerR family transcriptional regulator, which codes for MLVKENQIIKANELAKLLGITDRHLRNLASEGIIKKTEKGKYLFWENVLGYIEYIESKNDVDLNLKDEKIKEEIKRIKKDVELKDLKIKETKNQLHLASIVEKVMTDMLMNIKGKLLSISSKVAPAVIASDNLGEIQDVIQDEIFEALEELSEYDPDMFKNNKIFVENEEDMEVKVESEKRIRGRPKKNS
- a CDS encoding helix-turn-helix domain-containing protein, producing MENMEITRKIYSKIIFSIRDKKMTQKKVSEIIGMKPQTFSDNLTKLKDGKFPSVETLKKLQDVLEIDLGIKFF
- a CDS encoding putative HNHc nuclease; translated protein: MSKRMSRENQKLIYWFIDCYAYYLAGIEINWRTSKEKPRVSDYFKYKAKEYLKKKYIVSSEKNVKDYKPFSNLESKLKNKIMSVLERNYTNETKVSVLTDSLLDFTTEEMQMLLIKLDGTFSLALKMISNDEAIKFTNYLFDFFMQKDIPMWQEMHELYRSQENRKWVYWMLKKKICVITGKPNAQLAHISKSAGALGGYKYDKGVGNSYLPLSMEWHIGVDHGVGGGRNKLMDKLKELNIEPFEIKTDEEVKELKKIYKGHFKGFTEK
- a CDS encoding YjcQ family protein, with product MSLDTTIFRILKAIDVAYEENNFNFDETLNLKKLGISERRLILMLEQLKEKNYITGISTITSISGHIHIGINNPRLTLEGMDFLENNTTMKKAYKMLKEAKEWVPGM
- a CDS encoding ImmA/IrrE family metallo-endopeptidase, which translates into the protein MRKVRGKNIKLRVKNLIEKYNTRNPYELCRRLKITIICRDLGKPKGWFQKVLRRKYIFLNEKLDEYSKLIVLCHELGHAILHNSEKIGFMKMNFLNYTSELENEANEFGAELMKFQEEVSYEVARNCDLGLQVLEEMKRYVKY